Proteins encoded within one genomic window of Vicinamibacterales bacterium:
- a CDS encoding BadF/BadG/BcrA/BcrD ATPase family protein, translating into MKYVVGIDAGGTKTVCLLADENGEVISHARAGGANLSTAGELAVEKALHQVMEDAIGDRDIVPSAICLGLAGADRPSDSQIGLGILRRIGFRARALVVNDALIALVAGAGAGPGVVLIAGTGSIVYGRNAQNRAARSGGWGHVLADEGSGYWIGRRALSAVMRQADGRGPRTALTEAVLQHWRLEKATDLVQLVYYKELALASIAAIAPMVDRAREEGDAVAACILAEAADELIQAASSVVRRLDMADTSFPFLLSGGILGGIPWLANEAARRMSVIAPGADVQRLEEPPAMGAVHLALAELGGGAKVPAYV; encoded by the coding sequence ATGAAGTACGTGGTCGGAATCGACGCGGGCGGTACGAAGACGGTCTGTCTGCTGGCGGATGAGAACGGAGAGGTCATTTCTCACGCGCGGGCCGGGGGCGCGAACCTCAGCACCGCCGGAGAGCTGGCCGTCGAAAAGGCGTTGCACCAGGTGATGGAGGACGCCATCGGAGACCGCGACATCGTGCCGTCGGCGATCTGCCTGGGGCTCGCGGGAGCCGACCGCCCGTCTGACAGCCAGATTGGCCTGGGCATTCTGCGGCGGATTGGGTTCAGGGCCCGGGCCCTGGTCGTCAACGACGCGCTCATCGCGCTCGTCGCCGGCGCCGGCGCCGGACCGGGAGTCGTGCTGATCGCGGGAACCGGGTCGATCGTCTACGGACGCAACGCGCAGAATCGAGCGGCCCGTTCGGGTGGATGGGGACACGTGCTCGCCGACGAGGGCAGCGGCTACTGGATCGGCCGGCGCGCGCTCAGTGCGGTGATGCGGCAGGCTGACGGCCGCGGACCCCGCACCGCGCTGACCGAGGCAGTCCTGCAGCACTGGCGGCTCGAGAAGGCGACCGACCTCGTGCAGTTGGTGTACTACAAGGAACTCGCGCTGGCTTCGATCGCGGCCATTGCGCCCATGGTCGATCGGGCGCGCGAGGAAGGGGATGCCGTGGCCGCGTGCATTCTCGCCGAGGCAGCCGACGAACTGATCCAGGCGGCGTCTTCCGTCGTCCGCCGGCTCGACATGGCCGACACCAGCTTCCCGTTCCTGCTGTCCGGGGGGATCCTCGGCGGCATTCCCTGGCTGGCGAATGAGGCCGCGCGCCGGATGTCCGTGATTGCGCCCGGTGCCGACGTGCAGCGACTCGAGGAGCCCCCGGCGATGGGAGCGGTCCATCTGGCCCTGGCGGAGTTGGGGGGCGGGGCGAAGGTGCCGGCCTACGTCTAG
- a CDS encoding LptF/LptG family permease yields MFRIIDRYVVREILPPTLLALLVFTFMLMMGPIDRVAQALLAKGVAVPVIGRMLLLLVPQALAVTIPMAFLLGLLVAFGRLSGDSEWTAMQACGVNLAKLLQPVLALGLVCWAATQWVLVVAVPWCNQSFRELEYGVVAARVESEIKPRVFFEDFPGLVLYARDVAQGVPGWIDVFVAETGQPGPPVVSVARHGRMLIDREHRKIEMVLEDGISHKLGTDATGQDRYDANSFQSLIRDLDPKQVFPQDRPQKGEAEMTVAELRKMAAELRREGRPADRPEIYIHQKFSIPVACLVFAFMGLGLGVSTSRGGKLAAFALGTGVIFAYYVVMYAGRAMSIGGLMPGWLAAWLPNIVLGPLALLIVVGRTRSSGRGLRFSLPSAARPNDENDRPAVAHSPAGQAAARVILVVKVPQLGLPRPGILDRYLSKMYLRVQALTFVSLLGIFYISTFIDLSDKLFKGKTTADVMLRYFYFQTPQFIYYVLPISVLLASLVTIGAITRSSELVVMKACGISLYRIAVPLLAFGAAASVLLFALEEHLLAHSNRQAQELEHLIRIGTVRSSGMLNRRWVVGRNGEIYHYLFFDARRAELRELSKFEFDRKTWRLSRVTYVSAARFVPSSAVADGSVGTWIADRGSVRELDARGDPRTFSAFTHRSLTMEPPDYFGTEQPEADRMTYGELRQYIEEMRSAGLNVVQPLVGLHRKLSFPFVTIIMTLLAVPFAVTTGRRGALYGVGVGIVLALVYWTANNMFGVVGVAGMISPALAAWAPNLLFGASAAYLLLTVRT; encoded by the coding sequence ATGTTCCGGATCATCGACCGCTACGTCGTCCGCGAAATCCTGCCGCCCACGCTCCTGGCGCTCCTCGTCTTCACCTTCATGCTGATGATGGGGCCCATCGACCGCGTCGCCCAGGCCCTCCTCGCCAAGGGCGTCGCCGTCCCCGTCATCGGCCGCATGCTCCTGCTGCTGGTCCCGCAGGCCCTCGCCGTCACCATCCCGATGGCGTTCCTCCTGGGACTCCTCGTCGCATTCGGCCGTCTGTCCGGCGACAGCGAATGGACCGCCATGCAGGCGTGCGGCGTGAACCTCGCAAAGCTGCTCCAGCCCGTCCTGGCACTCGGGCTGGTCTGCTGGGCGGCCACGCAGTGGGTCCTCGTCGTGGCGGTTCCCTGGTGCAACCAATCGTTCCGCGAGCTGGAATACGGAGTCGTCGCCGCCCGCGTGGAAAGCGAAATCAAGCCGCGTGTCTTCTTCGAGGACTTCCCCGGCCTGGTCCTGTACGCCCGCGACGTCGCACAGGGGGTCCCTGGTTGGATCGATGTGTTCGTTGCCGAAACCGGTCAGCCTGGGCCGCCCGTCGTCTCGGTCGCCCGCCATGGCCGGATGCTCATCGACCGCGAGCATCGGAAGATCGAAATGGTGCTGGAGGATGGCATCAGTCACAAGCTCGGCACCGATGCGACCGGCCAGGACCGTTACGACGCCAACAGCTTCCAGAGCCTCATCCGGGACCTGGACCCCAAGCAGGTGTTCCCTCAGGACCGCCCGCAGAAGGGCGAGGCCGAGATGACCGTCGCGGAACTGCGCAAGATGGCGGCAGAACTTCGTCGCGAGGGACGCCCGGCCGATCGGCCCGAGATCTACATCCACCAGAAATTCTCGATTCCAGTTGCCTGCCTGGTGTTCGCCTTCATGGGCCTCGGTCTCGGCGTGAGCACGAGCCGCGGTGGCAAGCTGGCGGCGTTCGCCCTCGGAACGGGAGTGATCTTCGCCTACTACGTGGTGATGTATGCGGGGCGTGCAATGTCCATCGGCGGATTGATGCCGGGCTGGCTTGCCGCATGGCTGCCCAACATCGTGCTCGGCCCCCTGGCCCTTCTCATCGTCGTCGGGCGCACCCGCTCCTCCGGGCGAGGCCTGCGGTTCTCCCTCCCGTCTGCCGCGCGCCCCAACGACGAGAACGACCGCCCGGCGGTTGCTCACTCCCCTGCGGGCCAGGCGGCGGCGCGGGTCATCCTCGTCGTGAAGGTGCCTCAGCTGGGCCTGCCGCGCCCCGGCATTCTCGATCGCTACCTCTCGAAGATGTATCTCCGCGTCCAGGCGCTGACGTTCGTCAGCCTGCTCGGGATCTTCTACATCTCGACGTTCATCGACCTGTCCGACAAGCTGTTCAAGGGCAAGACCACGGCGGACGTGATGCTGCGGTACTTCTATTTCCAGACGCCGCAGTTCATCTACTACGTCCTGCCCATTTCGGTCCTTCTCGCCAGTCTGGTCACCATTGGCGCGATCACCAGGAGCAGCGAGCTGGTGGTCATGAAGGCCTGCGGGATCAGTCTCTATCGCATCGCGGTGCCGCTCCTGGCGTTTGGCGCGGCCGCGAGCGTGCTGCTGTTTGCGCTCGAGGAGCATCTGCTCGCCCACTCGAATCGCCAGGCGCAGGAACTCGAGCACCTGATTCGCATCGGCACCGTGCGAAGTTCGGGGATGCTGAACCGTCGATGGGTCGTCGGGCGCAACGGCGAGATCTACCACTACCTGTTCTTCGACGCGCGCCGGGCCGAGCTCCGCGAGTTGTCCAAGTTCGAATTCGACCGAAAGACCTGGCGGCTGTCTCGCGTCACCTACGTCAGCGCAGCCCGATTCGTGCCCTCGTCTGCGGTGGCGGACGGGAGCGTCGGGACCTGGATCGCCGACCGCGGTTCAGTCCGGGAGCTCGATGCCCGCGGCGACCCCCGGACGTTCTCAGCTTTCACGCACCGCTCGCTGACGATGGAGCCGCCCGACTACTTCGGGACCGAGCAGCCGGAGGCGGACAGGATGACCTACGGTGAGCTGAGGCAGTACATCGAGGAGATGCGGTCGGCCGGCCTCAATGTCGTTCAACCGCTCGTCGGCCTCCACCGGAAACTGTCCTTTCCCTTCGTCACCATCATCATGACGCTGCTGGCGGTCCCCTTTGCCGTGACGACTGGCCGGCGCGGCGCCCTCTACGGCGTGGGCGTCGGCATCGTGCTGGCTCTCGTGTATTGGACCGCCAACAACATGTTCGGCGTCGTCGGAGTCGCGGGGATGATCTCGCCCGCCCTGGCCGCGTGGGCTCCAAATCTGCTGTTCGGCGCGAGCGCCGCCTACCTGCTGCTGACTGTCAGAACATAG
- the xerD gene encoding site-specific tyrosine recombinase XerD, translating to MPTTDSSDVIDAFLDHLRVERRLAANTLESYSRDLAALGRYAEETGVPATAFTRQDLEAFVRAMMSAGLSPRSTARTVACVRGFYRFLVLDRRLESSPADDLRAPRAWPALPRFLTEDEVDRLIAAPDVSTPRGLRDRAMIELLYATGLRVSELVGLRPVDLNLEGGYLTCTGKGDKQRLVPMGDQAIAWVQRYVRDGRPAILKNRPSPRLFVNGRGGPLSRVGFWKILKGHGRTTGLPRDLSPHVLRHSFATHLLDHGADLRAIQMMLGHADLSTTQIYTHVLDARLKTIYEQFHPRR from the coding sequence ATGCCGACGACGGATTCCTCGGATGTCATCGACGCCTTTCTCGATCATCTGCGCGTCGAGCGCCGGCTGGCCGCGAACACCCTCGAGAGCTACAGTCGCGACCTGGCCGCCCTCGGCCGGTACGCTGAGGAGACCGGGGTTCCTGCCACCGCGTTCACGCGCCAGGACCTCGAGGCGTTCGTACGCGCCATGATGTCGGCCGGACTTTCACCCCGCTCGACCGCCCGGACCGTTGCGTGCGTCCGAGGCTTCTACCGGTTCCTCGTGCTCGACCGGCGCCTGGAGTCGAGCCCCGCCGACGACCTGCGCGCCCCGCGGGCCTGGCCCGCGTTGCCACGGTTCCTGACAGAGGACGAGGTCGATCGGCTGATCGCCGCCCCGGACGTGTCGACGCCGCGCGGTCTGCGCGACCGTGCGATGATCGAACTCCTGTATGCCACGGGCCTGCGCGTGTCGGAACTCGTCGGGCTTCGCCCGGTGGACCTCAACCTCGAGGGCGGGTACCTGACGTGCACGGGGAAGGGCGACAAGCAACGCCTCGTGCCGATGGGGGACCAGGCGATCGCGTGGGTGCAGCGCTACGTCCGCGATGGCCGGCCGGCGATTCTCAAGAACCGCCCCTCACCGCGCCTGTTCGTGAACGGGCGCGGTGGACCGCTCTCCCGAGTCGGCTTCTGGAAGATCCTCAAGGGCCATGGCCGGACCACCGGCCTGCCGCGCGACCTCAGTCCGCACGTGCTGCGGCACTCGTTCGCCACGCACCTGCTCGACCACGGTGCCGACCTTCGGGCCATCCAGATGATGCTCGGCCACGCCGATCTGTCGACGACCCAGATCTACACGCACGTCCTCGACGCCCGCCTGAAGACGATCTACGAACAGTTCCATCCGCGGCGCTGA
- the metK gene encoding methionine adenosyltransferase: protein MSRDGRHLFTSESVTEGHPDKIADQISDAILDAILTQDPVGRVACETLVTTGLAMIAGEITTSCYVDFPKIVRETIKEIGYTRAKYGFDCDTCAVLSSIHEQSPDIAMGVDPGGAGDQGLMFGYACRETDELMPLPIMLAHKLCMGLSRARRDGILDYLRPDGKSQVTIEYVDGNPVRIDAIVVSSQHSALVDKETMREGIIERVIKPVVPATMIDDRTKIYVNPTGRFVIGGPQGDAGVTGRKIIVDTYGGAAPHGGGAFSGKDPTKVDRSACYMARYIAKNCVAAGLADRVLVQLAYAIGVADPVSVMIETYGTGRISDAKITELVRSHFKLTPRGIMEELDLRRPIYRKTAAFGHFGRNDPDFTWERTDRVSALQTDAGLK, encoded by the coding sequence ATGAGCCGTGACGGCCGCCATCTCTTCACGTCCGAATCGGTGACCGAAGGCCACCCGGACAAGATCGCCGACCAGATTTCCGATGCGATCCTCGACGCGATCCTCACGCAGGATCCCGTTGGACGCGTCGCGTGCGAAACACTGGTCACGACGGGACTCGCCATGATCGCCGGCGAGATCACCACGAGTTGTTACGTGGACTTTCCGAAGATCGTCCGCGAGACCATCAAGGAAATCGGCTACACGCGGGCGAAGTACGGCTTCGACTGCGACACCTGCGCGGTGCTCTCTTCGATTCACGAACAATCACCCGACATCGCCATGGGTGTCGATCCCGGCGGGGCCGGCGACCAGGGCCTGATGTTCGGGTACGCCTGCCGCGAGACCGACGAGCTCATGCCGCTGCCGATCATGCTCGCTCACAAGCTGTGCATGGGGCTCTCGCGGGCCAGGCGCGACGGCATCCTCGACTACCTCCGTCCGGATGGCAAGTCCCAGGTGACGATTGAGTACGTCGATGGCAACCCGGTCCGCATCGACGCCATCGTCGTGTCGAGCCAGCACAGCGCGCTCGTGGACAAGGAGACGATGCGCGAGGGAATCATCGAGCGGGTGATCAAGCCGGTTGTGCCGGCCACCATGATCGACGACCGCACGAAGATCTATGTCAACCCGACGGGGCGCTTCGTCATCGGCGGGCCGCAGGGCGATGCCGGTGTGACAGGCCGCAAGATCATCGTGGACACCTACGGTGGAGCCGCTCCGCACGGTGGCGGTGCGTTCTCGGGCAAGGACCCGACCAAGGTGGACCGCTCGGCCTGCTACATGGCGCGCTACATCGCCAAGAACTGCGTCGCGGCCGGACTGGCCGACCGTGTCCTGGTGCAGCTCGCGTACGCCATCGGAGTGGCCGATCCGGTCTCGGTGATGATCGAGACGTATGGAACGGGCCGCATCTCCGATGCGAAGATTACCGAACTGGTGCGCTCGCACTTCAAGCTCACCCCGCGCGGCATCATGGAGGAACTCGACCTTCGGCGGCCGATCTACCGCAAGACGGCAGCGTTCGGCCACTTCGGCCGGAACGATCCCGACTTCACCTGGGAGCGGACCGACCGGGTCTCGGCGCTCCAGACGGATGCGGGCCTGAAGTAG
- a CDS encoding family 10 glycosylhydrolase: MHFCFGSHVGRAAARSIGVTCTAVLTVLLLAPASAAPARPTDDREVRALWVVRTSLTSPAAVAEMVRRAQAGQFNTLLVQVRGRGDAYFNDGLEPRAAALAGQPDSFDPLAATLKLAHAQGIRVHAWINIALVASAIDAPASRGHMVYAHPEWLMVPRPLARDMVLLDAHSQLYLDKLMRWARSQSGEVEGLYASPIPQEAADATVAIVADIVSRYPVDGVHLDYIRYPNDEFDYSREALQAFKASVVQSLDESERRQRERALGPDLVGWADAFPDRWREFRRDRLTTLVTRLRESVKTRRPEALFSAAVLPDAAEASSRRLQDWGTWLQQQLLDVVCPMAYATDAAAFTAQVASTRQAAGSRQVWAGIGAYRLSSSQTIENIQIARRLGVSGVVLFSYDSLISLPKGVEYLAQVARAAFSK; encoded by the coding sequence ATGCACTTTTGCTTCGGTTCCCATGTCGGGCGCGCGGCGGCCCGATCGATCGGTGTCACGTGCACGGCGGTGCTGACCGTTCTCCTGCTCGCGCCGGCCAGTGCCGCGCCGGCCCGCCCCACCGACGATCGGGAGGTCCGAGCCTTGTGGGTGGTGCGCACGTCGCTCACCAGCCCGGCGGCCGTCGCCGAGATGGTCCGGCGCGCGCAGGCGGGCCAGTTCAACACGCTCCTGGTCCAGGTGCGGGGACGCGGAGACGCGTACTTCAACGACGGCCTCGAACCGCGCGCGGCGGCCCTCGCGGGCCAGCCCGACTCGTTCGATCCCCTGGCGGCCACCTTGAAGCTCGCGCACGCCCAGGGCATCCGGGTTCACGCGTGGATCAACATCGCGCTCGTGGCGAGCGCCATCGACGCGCCGGCCTCGCGCGGTCACATGGTCTACGCTCACCCCGAATGGCTGATGGTGCCGCGTCCGCTGGCCCGCGACATGGTCCTCCTCGACGCGCACAGCCAACTCTATCTCGACAAGCTGATGCGCTGGGCCCGGTCGCAGTCCGGCGAAGTCGAGGGCCTCTACGCCTCCCCTATCCCGCAGGAAGCTGCGGACGCCACGGTGGCCATTGTTGCCGACATCGTCTCCCGTTATCCGGTCGACGGCGTGCACCTGGACTACATTCGATATCCGAACGACGAGTTCGACTACAGCCGCGAGGCACTCCAGGCATTCAAGGCGAGCGTGGTGCAGAGCCTCGACGAGTCCGAGCGGAGACAACGGGAACGCGCCCTCGGACCGGATCTCGTGGGATGGGCCGATGCCTTTCCGGACCGGTGGCGCGAGTTCAGGCGCGACCGGTTGACGACGCTGGTGACACGGCTTCGTGAGAGCGTCAAGACGCGACGGCCCGAGGCGCTCTTCTCGGCCGCCGTCCTGCCTGACGCCGCCGAAGCGTCGTCGCGCCGACTGCAGGACTGGGGCACGTGGCTCCAGCAGCAACTCCTCGACGTGGTCTGCCCGATGGCCTATGCGACGGATGCCGCGGCATTCACCGCTCAGGTTGCCAGTACCCGCCAGGCGGCCGGATCGCGGCAGGTGTGGGCCGGCATCGGCGCCTACCGCCTGTCGTCGTCGCAGACCATTGAGAACATCCAGATCGCGCGCCGCCTCGGCGTGAGCGGCGTCGTCCTCTTCTCCTACGACAGTCTCATCAGCCTGCCCAAGGGCGTGGAATACCTCGCCCAGGTCGCACGCGCCGCCTTCTCCAAGTAG
- the murQ gene encoding N-acetylmuramic acid 6-phosphate etherase → MSTQSKWQQLPTEAINPASLGIDKLSPTAIIDLMVDEDRKILVALTREKERIALGVELISQSLRKGGRLVFVGAGTSGRLGVLEAAEIPPTFGTDPSLVRAIMAGGTKALVRAREGVEDNFEQGSRSVARLRPSAKDVFVGVSASGITPFVRGALNRARNANAKIIFVTCYPGTELQTFVDLTIAPSVGPEVIAGSTRLKAGTVTKMVLNMLTTGAMVRIGKTYGNLMVDVRTGSEKLKDRARRILTIVSGIDYDSADRVLRRAHWNVKTAIVMQKTGLPYRKAQSKLRKADDLVREAIGEDIEPRLRELLDAAEKPRHAPVPL, encoded by the coding sequence ATGTCTACCCAATCCAAGTGGCAACAACTGCCCACCGAAGCCATCAATCCGGCCAGTCTGGGCATCGACAAGCTCTCCCCAACGGCGATCATCGACCTCATGGTTGACGAGGACCGCAAGATCCTGGTGGCGCTGACCCGCGAGAAGGAACGCATCGCCCTCGGCGTCGAACTCATCAGCCAGTCGCTGCGCAAAGGCGGCCGGCTGGTGTTCGTGGGTGCCGGCACGAGCGGACGGCTGGGCGTGCTCGAAGCGGCAGAGATCCCGCCGACGTTCGGGACGGACCCGTCGCTCGTCCGGGCGATCATGGCTGGCGGCACCAAGGCGCTCGTCCGCGCCCGAGAAGGCGTCGAGGACAACTTCGAGCAGGGATCGCGGTCGGTGGCGCGGCTTCGGCCCAGCGCCAAGGACGTGTTCGTCGGCGTCTCGGCGAGCGGCATCACGCCCTTCGTGCGCGGCGCGCTCAACCGGGCGCGCAACGCCAACGCGAAGATCATCTTCGTCACCTGCTATCCGGGGACCGAACTCCAGACCTTCGTGGATCTCACGATCGCCCCGAGCGTCGGGCCGGAAGTCATCGCCGGATCCACGCGCCTCAAGGCCGGCACGGTGACGAAGATGGTGCTGAACATGCTCACGACCGGCGCGATGGTCCGGATCGGCAAGACCTACGGCAACCTGATGGTGGACGTGCGGACCGGCTCGGAGAAGCTCAAGGACCGAGCCCGACGGATCCTGACGATCGTGAGCGGCATCGACTACGACAGCGCCGACCGCGTGCTGCGTCGCGCGCACTGGAACGTGAAGACGGCGATCGTCATGCAGAAGACCGGCTTGCCGTACCGGAAGGCTCAGTCCAAGCTGCGGAAGGCCGACGACCTCGTGCGCGAAGCGATCGGCGAGGACATCGAACCGCGCCTGCGCGAACTGCTCGACGCGGCCGAGAAGCCAAGGCACGCGCCCGTTCCCCTATAG
- a CDS encoding serine hydrolase domain-containing protein, with product MAGFDAARQILDKAVAERVFPAAAVEVGRTSGWVWREGLGRLDYSAQASPTTPDTLFDLASLTKVLATTTLAMTLVDSGAIDLDGPVNRWLPAWRGDGRDDVRVIDLLEHASGLPGVRPLYQSSSGRAAFEAAICREELEYPPRSRSVYSDLGFILLGFLVESAGGAALDEQFDGVLRNAGHAATVCGRPVPDAGSLDLTFHPRNEWLRRMAPTRSDPTTGRSRPGTVDDPNAAALGGVAGHAGLFGTAPAVGWCAREILGARLRRDGFAIAPPAIVERFTRRTTRVPGSSRALGWDTMLPASSCGTHMSPQAFGHTGFTGTSLWIDPVADIYVVLLTNRVHPEAGPGEPMTAVRRAFHDAVMNAVS from the coding sequence ATGGCAGGCTTCGACGCGGCGCGGCAAATCCTCGACAAGGCCGTGGCCGAACGCGTCTTCCCTGCGGCCGCTGTGGAAGTGGGCCGGACGTCCGGCTGGGTCTGGCGCGAAGGCCTCGGACGGCTCGACTACTCGGCGCAGGCCTCGCCCACCACCCCCGACACGCTGTTCGACCTTGCTTCACTGACGAAGGTCCTCGCCACGACGACGCTGGCCATGACGCTCGTGGACAGCGGGGCCATCGACCTGGACGGGCCGGTGAACCGGTGGCTCCCGGCGTGGCGCGGGGACGGACGCGACGATGTGCGAGTCATCGATCTCCTGGAACACGCGTCCGGGCTGCCTGGCGTGCGGCCGCTCTACCAGTCGTCGTCTGGTCGCGCAGCGTTTGAAGCGGCGATCTGCCGAGAAGAGCTGGAATACCCGCCCAGGTCACGTTCCGTCTACAGCGATCTCGGGTTCATCCTCCTCGGATTCCTGGTCGAGTCGGCCGGCGGCGCGGCGCTCGACGAGCAGTTTGATGGCGTGCTGCGGAACGCCGGTCACGCCGCGACGGTATGCGGACGCCCGGTCCCCGACGCGGGTTCGCTCGACCTGACATTCCATCCCCGGAACGAATGGCTGAGGCGAATGGCGCCCACCCGCAGCGACCCGACGACGGGCCGCTCGAGACCTGGCACCGTGGACGACCCGAACGCGGCGGCGCTCGGTGGCGTGGCCGGACACGCTGGACTGTTCGGAACCGCCCCGGCGGTCGGCTGGTGTGCCCGTGAGATTCTTGGCGCGCGGCTGCGCCGTGACGGATTCGCCATCGCACCACCCGCGATCGTCGAGCGCTTCACCCGCCGGACCACTCGCGTGCCCGGCAGCTCCCGCGCGCTCGGATGGGACACGATGCTGCCCGCCTCGTCATGCGGCACGCACATGTCGCCGCAGGCCTTCGGCCACACGGGATTCACTGGAACCTCACTGTGGATCGATCCGGTGGCCGACATCTACGTGGTGCTGCTCACCAACCGCGTTCATCCCGAAGCCGGCCCGGGCGAACCGATGACCGCCGTCCGGCGTGCGTTCCACGACGCCGTCATGAACGCGGTTTCATAG
- a CDS encoding CehA/McbA family metallohydrolase, with translation MSGIRVLRGAGVVLAVALLAVLVLMPPAPARLVPPSWQPQTTARGVFHIHTQRSDGTGTVDEVAAAAARAGLDFVIITDHGDGSRQPDRPAYRAGVLVIDGVEISTTGGHYAALGLGRTPYPLGGEPRDVVEDVHRFGGFGVVTHPDSPKAALAWPEWELPFDAVEWLNGDSQWRDASAPRLIRAIATYPLQPVGTLAALISRPATLERWSRLAVQRPIVALAGTDAHARVGWRHRPDPYEDHAFVRLPSYEASFRTSSLQVLLLHGLSGQPAEDAAAVLDGIRAGRVHSVLDGRAGPAVFEFSARSGPAAAREGETLALTDPAVIRVRANVPAGGRIVLFRDGVEVHRVRAQELTYATDRPGGYRAEVWLSAGTRAVPVPWIVGNPIYVGTRPRTPARDPIAAGEVVAKVTPAGAWHMERDGVSAGDVGRLGDDVRLTYRLGPSGTVAPYAALIAGIAVPAGASFLTFHAVADRPMRVSVQLRKPAGGEGERWHRSVYLDLAPREIVIPLVEMTPVGATSRRLPALAAVDSLLFVVDTVNAGPGASGSFTVSNVRLLGAQASR, from the coding sequence ATGTCCGGAATTCGCGTGCTGAGGGGCGCCGGGGTCGTGCTGGCCGTGGCGCTCCTCGCTGTTCTCGTCCTCATGCCCCCCGCGCCGGCGAGGCTGGTTCCGCCATCGTGGCAACCCCAGACCACCGCGCGGGGCGTCTTCCACATCCACACACAACGATCGGATGGAACCGGCACCGTCGATGAGGTGGCGGCGGCCGCGGCCCGGGCCGGACTGGATTTCGTCATCATCACCGACCACGGGGACGGGTCGCGTCAACCGGATCGGCCCGCCTACCGGGCGGGCGTCCTGGTGATCGATGGCGTCGAGATCAGCACGACCGGTGGTCACTACGCCGCACTCGGGCTTGGACGGACCCCGTACCCGCTCGGCGGGGAACCGCGAGACGTCGTGGAGGACGTGCACCGCTTCGGCGGCTTTGGCGTCGTCACTCACCCGGATTCTCCGAAAGCCGCACTTGCATGGCCCGAGTGGGAACTGCCGTTCGACGCGGTGGAGTGGCTGAACGGCGACAGCCAGTGGCGCGACGCCTCGGCCCCCCGGCTCATCCGAGCGATCGCGACGTACCCGCTGCAGCCGGTTGGTACGCTCGCCGCGTTGATCTCGCGGCCGGCCACGCTCGAACGGTGGAGCCGCCTTGCGGTCCAGCGCCCGATCGTTGCGCTGGCGGGAACCGATGCGCACGCGCGGGTCGGTTGGCGACACCGACCGGACCCGTACGAAGACCACGCGTTCGTCAGGCTGCCGTCCTATGAAGCGTCGTTTCGGACATCATCCCTGCAGGTCCTGCTCCTGCATGGACTGAGCGGCCAGCCGGCCGAGGATGCCGCAGCTGTTCTCGACGGGATTCGCGCGGGCCGCGTGCACAGCGTCCTCGATGGGCGCGCGGGGCCGGCGGTGTTCGAATTCAGTGCACGCAGCGGGCCAGCGGCGGCGAGGGAAGGGGAGACGCTCGCTCTGACGGACCCCGCCGTCATCCGCGTCCGCGCCAATGTACCCGCCGGAGGGCGCATCGTGCTCTTCCGGGACGGAGTGGAGGTACACCGGGTCCGGGCGCAGGAGTTGACCTACGCGACCGACCGTCCGGGCGGGTATCGGGCTGAGGTCTGGCTGTCAGCCGGAACGCGCGCCGTCCCGGTTCCGTGGATCGTGGGCAATCCCATCTACGTGGGCACGAGACCCCGGACGCCTGCTCGTGATCCAATTGCCGCCGGGGAGGTTGTGGCGAAGGTCACCCCGGCGGGTGCGTGGCACATGGAGCGCGACGGCGTGTCTGCCGGAGATGTGGGGCGACTCGGTGATGACGTTCGACTCACGTACCGCCTGGGACCCTCTGGAACGGTCGCCCCGTATGCCGCCCTCATTGCCGGCATCGCCGTGCCGGCTGGGGCGTCCTTCCTTACGTTCCATGCCGTCGCCGACCGCCCGATGCGTGTCTCCGTCCAGCTGCGCAAGCCGGCCGGCGGGGAGGGGGAGCGGTGGCACCGCTCCGTGTACCTCGATCTCGCGCCCCGAGAGATCGTCATTCCTCTTGTCGAGATGACGCCGGTCGGCGCCACGTCCAGGCGCTTGCCCGCACTCGCCGCGGTAGACAGCCTCCTGTTCGTCGTGGACACGGTGAACGCCGGCCCCGGCGCCAGTGGCTCGTTCACGGTATCGAACGTCAGGCTCCTCGGCGCCCAGGCCTCCCGGTAG